One Parvivirga hydrogeniphila genomic window, GGCGCCTCGAGGCCCAGCGCCTCGTAGATGAGGATCTGCTTCGGGGTGTTCGAGATGTGGTCGTCTCCGCGGATGACGTGCGTGATGCGCATGGTCGCGTCGTCCACGGCGACAGCGAAGTTGTAGGTCGGCGTCCCGTCCGAGCGCACGACGATGAGGTCGTCGATCGCCGAGATCGGGAAGCGCATCTCGCCCCGAACGAGGTCGCAAAAGACGATGTCGCCCCTGTCCAGCGGGACCTTCAGCCGCCAGGTGTGCGGTTCGCCTGCCTGGATGCGCCGGGCCGCCTCATCTGCGGGCAGGGCACGGCACGTGCGATCGTAACCAGCGAACCCGCCGCGGGCACGTGCCTCCTCGCGCTTGCGTTCCAGCTCATCGGGTGTGCAGAAGCACGGGTAGACGGCGTCTCGCTCTTTGAGCGTCTCGAGCGCCTCGGCGTACAGGTGCGAGCGCTGGGTCTGCCGGTACGGGCCGTACGGTCCGCCGACGTCCGGCCCCTCGTCGTGATCGAGGCCGAGCCACTCCATGGCCCGCAGGATCGCTTGCGTGTTCTCCTCAGTGGATCGTTCCGGGTCCGTGTCCTCGATGCGCAGCACGAACGACCCGCCATGGCGTCGCGCGAAGGCCCAGTTGTACACCGCGGTGCGTGCGCCCCCGATGTGCAGGTGGCCTGTCGGGCTGGGTGCGAAACGGACACGGACTTGCTCAGGCACTGTGATACCTCCGTTGCTGTTCGTCGAGCGCAGAGCGCTACTGCTCGTGGGCCGACCCGATCTCGCACACGCCGGACTTGCGCAGCAAGAACCACGTGGTCCCGATGGCGAGAATCAGGATGCCCAACGAGACGGACTTGAGCAGGACGTAGCTCGCGTCAGAACCGGTCTCGAACACGACGATCTTGCGCACGACGGCGACCAGACCGGCCTCCATCACCGTCGCGATGATGTTCCGCTTCTCGAGGTAGGCGAGCGCGATGCTGAACAGCTCGATGACGACGAAGACGACGAGCACTGAATCGAGGACGCGCAGCACGCTCTCGGGCGTCAGGTACCCCTTTGCAGACACCGCTGCGGCGAGCTCCACGATGAGGTCGACGGCGCCCAGAGCAGCGATGACGACGAGCAGGGCCGCGACGACGAACTCCACGTAGTGAACTGCACGGTCGAGCAGCTTCGTAACCACGAGACCTCCTATCGATGTCTCGGACATGATACCGCACGATGCGCTTCGAGGGCCTGAGCGCAGCCCGCTTCTTGCGAACGCCGTCTCGCGATGCTACCCTCATCACGACTCATCACGAGGCAGCGGGTAACCGCTGCAGAGGGCGTAGGGACCGCACCCGAGGAGGCCCCGGCAACCGGGCTCGAAAACGTGCCACGGTGCCACATTGCGGCAGGCGAGATGCCTGGAAGATGAGGGAATAGCGGAGCAGTGCGCGATGTCCCTTGTCTTGTGCAGGCAAGGGGCTTTTTTCTGCCGCCGACGGCCGGTCTTGCGCCGCGAGAGAAGGAGAGGCCATGCCACGCGAGTATCTCTTCACGTCCGAGTCGGTGACCGAAGGCCACCCCGACAAGATGTGCGATCAGATCTCTGACGCCATCCTCGATGCCATCATCGAGCGCGAGCAGCAGCTCGCCGACGAGGGTTACGTGACGGACAAGGGCTCGGCCGCTTCGCCCGACTACGTCCGGGTCGCATGCGAGACGCTGGTCACCACCGGCCTCGTCGTGGTCGCAGGGGAGATCAGGACGCACGCCTACGTCGACATCCCCACCATCGTCCGC contains:
- a CDS encoding phosphate-starvation-inducible PsiE family protein, which codes for MVTKLLDRAVHYVEFVVAALLVVIAALGAVDLIVELAAAVSAKGYLTPESVLRVLDSVLVVFVVIELFSIALAYLEKRNIIATVMEAGLVAVVRKIVVFETGSDASYVLLKSVSLGILILAIGTTWFLLRKSGVCEIGSAHEQ